The following coding sequences are from one Camarhynchus parvulus chromosome 1, STF_HiC, whole genome shotgun sequence window:
- the CCDC58 gene encoding coiled-coil domain-containing protein 58 gives MPDWGPLRRGPRSGGSRPAPPRASSRLPRRIGRRGSLGRSRMAAPSGAASCEDFAEFQELLRVMRTIDDRIVHELNTTIPTASFVGKVDPGQTCKELYESLMDAHTKRERIIKNCISQTSAVVKTLKEEREKAHEDAALLKQLRKEQTKLKLMQSELNVEEVVNDRSWKVFNERCRIHYKPPKSQ, from the exons ATGCCCGACTGGGGGCCGCTGCGCCGGGGGCCGCGCTCCGGCGGgtcccgccccgctccgccccgcgcGTCATCCCGGCTCCCCCGCCGGATTGGGCGCCGCGGCTCCCTCGGCCGATCCAGGATGGCGGCGCCCAGCGGAGCCGCGAGCTGCGAGGACTTCGCCGAGTTCCAG gagctgctcagggtgATGAGGACAATCGATGATAGAATTGTTCATGAGTTAAACACTACGATTCCAACAGCTTCCTTTGTGGGGAAAGTTGATCCTGGCCAGACATGTAAAGAGCTGTACGAGTCT TTGATGGATGCTCACACCAAGAGAGAAAGAATCATCAAAAACTGCATCTCTCAGACTTCTGCTGTAGTGAAAACCCTcaaagaagagagggaaaaggcccATGAAGATGCAGCATTATTAAAGCAACTCAGGAAAGAGCAGACAAAA TTGAAATTGATGCAGTCGGAGCTCAATGTTGAAGAAGTGGTAAACGACAGAAGCTGGAAG GTATTTAATGAGCGGTGCCGAATTCACTACAAGCCTCCGAAGAGTCAATGA
- the FAM162A gene encoding protein FAM162A: protein MWGRADRAVKLLGRNIPSVLRMTEGVDPKISRRLCVKPQQDLQTKSRSASGVPGYRPTPWERRFLLWAGHYKKPEDIPETVSLETVRAAQSTLRVKFSYVMIALTIVGCITMVIRGKQAMKRHESLTSMNLEKKAKLREEGASAKP, encoded by the exons ATGTGGGGCCGCGCcg aTAGGGCTGTTAAACTGCTGGGAAGAAATATTCCCTCGGTTCTGAGGATGACCGAGGGAGTGGACCCCAAGATAAGCAGAAGGCTGTGTGTTAAACCCCAGCAAGACCTTCAGACAAAGA gtCGATCTGCTTCAGGAGTGCCTGGATACAGGCCTACACCCTGGGAGAGAAGGTTTTTGTTGTGGGCAGGCCATTACAAAAAGCCAGAGGATATTCCAGAGACTGTCTC GCTTGAGAcagtgagagcagcacagagcaccctGCGTGTGAAGTTCAGCTATGTCATGATTGCCTTGACAATAGTGGGATGCATCACCATGGTGATCAGAGGGAAGCAG GCTATGAAAAGACATGAATCTCTTACAAGCATGAACCTGGAGAAGAAAGCCAAGTTGAGAGAAGAAGGTGCATCTGCTAAACCATAG